Within Verrucomicrobiota bacterium, the genomic segment TGATCGGCCACCTCGACGAGCTGGCCGACGACACGCGCCGCCTCGTCGAGCAGGCGCTGGCTGAGGTTGGGTTTGTCCTTGAGGTCACGCGCGTCGAGTCGGTGCGCACCGAGATCGAGATCCGCAACTGGCAGGTCGAGACGCGCCAAGGGCCGTGCACGTTCCAGACCAAGCTCGACGACTGGCCGCATCCGCTCGGCGACGGCACGTTCGTGCTACGCGACGTGGCCGGTAACCTGTTCCTGATCCCGAAGCCGGCCACGCTCGACGCCCGGAGCAACAAGCTCCTCTGGCCGTTCATCGGGTGAGAGCTGCCGAGCCGCGGCAGCCATGTAGCGCCCCGCCTGTGGCAGAGCTGTCGCGGGGGCATCTTGCCGCCTCATGGATATCAACCGGAGGGCAAGATGCCCTCCGTACAGCCGGCGGGACGCCGGCGCTACGACCAGACTCCGGCACTTCATTGTGGGGCAGGGACCGTGCTACGATACCGGCATGCAGGCTGAGGCGGCACATGCCCGAAGGGAACCGAGTATGACGACGTCTGCCGAGCCGGGGACGCTCTTCCCATTGTTCGAGGCGCCTCTGGACGAGGCGGCGCGGTTCAATCCCGAAGGGCACTGCTCGATCTGCCTGTACCTGCCGAAACCGACACTCAGACTCGGCGCCGGCGCGGGCGTCGTCGTGCGTTGCCGCGCGTGCGGCACGACGCATGCGCTCGACGCCGACGTGCAGGAGCACACGCCGTGCCGCGCCTGCGGCCACACGGTGAAGTTCCCGCGCCTCGAAGAGCTGTGGGACTTCATCGGCCCGACAAGGAAGCAGACGGTCGTCACCTGCTTCGACTGCCTGCGCCGGGGCCGCACGGCGATCACCAAGCTGACCGAGTACGGCGTCGTCACGTGGGAAAGCGCCATCGAGGGGTTGATCGACTGGGTGCCCGAGGGCACACAATGCCCGATGCGCGTCGTGCGTCTGGGCGGCGGGCAGGTCGCACGGCTTGGGGCACTCGTGCCGGGCCGCGCGCTGTTCGACCTGGTCTGCACCCCCATGTACCGCAGTTGGACCACGCCCGTGTGGCTCTTCTGCTGCGGCACGCCGATGGCCTACATCGGGGCATGGTCCAAGCATCACTTCGAGCGCCTCGCGCCCGGAGACGGCGAGGCTCTGTTCGCCAACGCCCTCAACGACACCCGGCCCGGCATCGCTGGCGCGCTGTGGCACTACGGCTTCGGCTACGACCCCCGCGTCTACGTCTTCCGCTGCCGCCAGTGCGGCCGCCTCCGCGCCAACTGGGACCGCAACCCCTCCTACAGCCGCCCACCACGGAACGTTTGAGAGCCCGCAGCAACGCGGCGGGAAAAGGCGGGCCCCGCCTAGGCGCGAAAAGACAGACAGCGTGAAAGGCGGTGCCTCCCCGCCGTTGCGTGCCCGCTTGGCGAGCGGTGTGTCGTGGCGGTCACTTCCCCTTGCGCAGGCGCAGGGCGAGCAGCCCGAGGCCGGGCGCGAGGAGCAGCAGGAGCGACGGCTCGGGGACCGGGCTGGCCACGATGGCGCCGACGATCCAGCCGCCGGCCCCGCCGTTGATGGCGAGCGCGGTGCCCTGGGGCGCGCCGCCCACGATCGTCAGGTTCCACGTGATCTTCGACGCGGCGGGCACGGCCGGGAAGAAGTGGCCTGTGCCGAGGGCCGCATCATCGGGATCGTGGATCGTGATCGTGCCGGGATACGGCGCGATGTTGTAGGCCGTCATCGTCACGAGGTGGCCACCGACCGAGTCGAGCTGGGTGAAGTCCACCTGGGAATCATCCACCGGCGGGCCCTGGTAGCCGCCCGCGCCGGGCAGCCAGATGATCGGCAGCACGTCCTCGCAGTTGAACAGCTCGTTGGTCATGAAGTTCCACAGGTTCTGCGCCGACGGCGCGCCCGTGACGTCGAGGAACGTCCAGGCGTTCACGTAGGACACGACGAACGGCGTCGTCGTGTTCGCGTTGAAGTAGGCCTGGAGCCCGTTGACGCAGTTGGCGATCGTGGTGCCGTTCGGGTCGGCCGTGCCCATGAACCCGCCGAGCGTGCTGATGAGCGCGTCGGCGTTGGCCACGTTGCCCCCGACATTGGGGATGAGCTCCGGATACCCGGCGTTGCCGAAGTACCAGACGCTGTTGGCGGCGGCCGTCGGCGCACACCAAGTCACCTCGGGGTTCGCGTCGCCCGTATAGTCGCGGTTCTGGTCGAGGTCCGGAAACCGCGCCACGGGCGAGTCCTTGTCGAACGAGTTTGCCGGCGGCTGCGGGATGGCGATCGCCAGCGCCGGCGCCGCGACGAGTGCCGCAATCAAGAGGACCGGCAGCCAAAGAAGCTTTCTCATTGTAAGTCCCCCCTCTCCATGCTTGACCAATGTCCGTATCGTCGCCGGACGAGCTGGACCCCGGCGGGTGGCCGTACGCGGGCACTACACGAGTGCCCGGGCCGCCCGCGTCGACGCGCGGCTCGTCGGGTGTACCCGCAGTGTGTGAGTGGCCCAGCGGAGGCTCCGATCCGCGCTGGCTCGTGACATGGCCGACCCGGACGCTCAAGGAGCTTGGGCGGTGCAGAACGAGAAGATGCAAAACCCTACTTTGGCGCACAGACTGTACCAGAACTCCCCTTGTTTGTCAACCACTTCCGAACAGAGATTGCCAGGAGAGGGTGATCTGTGCTATCCTTTTACAGCAGAGCGAGCTTCGCTGGCTTCACGCCCGCGCCGGCGCTGCACAACAGATGGAGAGGCAGACCTGCACCATGAGCCGCACAGCCGTTTCCCATGTCTGTACCCTAGGCCTCGCGCTGCTGCTGCCGCTGACCGCCGGGGCACAGGTACGCGTCACCCAACATAGCGCCAACCGGATCACGCTCACGTGCACAAAGGACGCCAAGCCGTCCACTCCCGACAAGCAAGCCACCGGCGACGTGGCCGATCCCCTGAACCTTCCCGGCGCCGCGCCTATCTGGGAGCTTGGCAAGCCGGCTGTGCCCGT encodes:
- a CDS encoding DUF1854 domain-containing protein; this encodes MTQIRPGKRRDTDTDLATLKLERRADGQLWLCRNAESDPWYAAAVEKAKPADNKGATRDRGDGDAVAVRVAPCFPWSQAGQYISLRTTDDKEVALIGHLDELADDTRRLVEQALAEVGFVLEVTRVESVRTEIEIRNWQVETRQGPCTFQTKLDDWPHPLGDGTFVLRDVAGNLFLIPKPATLDARSNKLLWPFIG
- a CDS encoding CbrC family protein, coding for MTTSAEPGTLFPLFEAPLDEAARFNPEGHCSICLYLPKPTLRLGAGAGVVVRCRACGTTHALDADVQEHTPCRACGHTVKFPRLEELWDFIGPTRKQTVVTCFDCLRRGRTAITKLTEYGVVTWESAIEGLIDWVPEGTQCPMRVVRLGGGQVARLGALVPGRALFDLVCTPMYRSWTTPVWLFCCGTPMAYIGAWSKHHFERLAPGDGEALFANALNDTRPGIAGALWHYGFGYDPRVYVFRCRQCGRLRANWDRNPSYSRPPRNV